In Legionella lytica, one genomic interval encodes:
- a CDS encoding metallophosphoesterase family protein: MKFLHTADWQIGKQFANIKGDIAAFLREARFDVIKTLGSLANQHKADAILVAGDVFDANEISDTTIRKTLNAMQEYKGPWILLPGNHDPALAQSVWTRMKNLPEKTDNIILALDPEPISVANDKLLILPAPLKLRHEYKDLTEWYDTFQAPSSAFKVGLAHGSIEGFLPESAEIHNMISYQRTEKAELDYLALGDWHGQMKVSTKAWYAGTPEQDRFQDNEPGKALLVTLNKNDHMPRVESLDTGKYQWHKIQFAIFTANDIEALNDDFSKFQSAKNQVISLSLDGNLSLENRQKLEQLLDSWKAKFAMLEIDDTNLKLSPSEQDLQAFQSAGFLSNTLEKLLAIKENESNEQHPFADRAIQMLWQELQSNKGVG, from the coding sequence GTGAAATTCCTACACACAGCTGACTGGCAAATCGGGAAACAATTCGCCAATATAAAAGGTGACATTGCCGCCTTCCTTCGCGAAGCAAGATTCGATGTCATTAAGACCCTTGGCAGCCTTGCAAATCAACATAAAGCTGACGCCATTTTGGTTGCAGGTGATGTATTTGATGCCAACGAAATTAGTGATACCACCATCCGAAAAACACTCAACGCCATGCAGGAATACAAAGGACCATGGATATTATTGCCAGGTAACCATGATCCGGCATTGGCGCAAAGTGTTTGGACAAGAATGAAAAACTTACCTGAAAAAACAGATAATATTATTTTGGCTTTGGACCCTGAACCTATATCAGTTGCTAATGATAAACTTCTAATATTGCCGGCACCATTAAAATTACGCCATGAATATAAAGATTTAACAGAATGGTATGATACATTCCAAGCCCCTTCATCAGCTTTTAAAGTGGGACTGGCACATGGTTCGATTGAAGGATTCCTACCTGAATCTGCTGAAATTCATAATATGATATCTTATCAGCGAACCGAAAAAGCAGAATTGGACTATCTCGCTTTAGGTGACTGGCATGGCCAAATGAAGGTCTCAACTAAAGCATGGTATGCCGGAACGCCAGAACAAGATCGATTTCAAGATAACGAGCCGGGCAAGGCTTTATTGGTGACACTAAATAAAAATGACCACATGCCAAGGGTTGAATCCTTAGATACTGGAAAATACCAATGGCATAAAATTCAATTTGCTATATTTACGGCAAATGATATCGAAGCTCTAAATGATGATTTTTCAAAGTTTCAATCTGCTAAAAACCAGGTAATATCATTGAGCTTAGATGGTAATTTATCTTTGGAGAATCGTCAGAAATTAGAACAGTTGCTAGACAGCTGGAAAGCGAAGTTCGCAATGCTGGAAATAGACGATACAAATCTAAAGCTAAGTCCTTCTGAACAGGATTTACAGGCTTTTCAATCCGCAGGATTCTTAAGTAATACCTTAGAGAAACTTTTAGCGATCAAAGAGAATGAATCAAATGAACAGCATCCCTTTGCTGATAGAGCTATCCAAATGCTTTGGCAAGAGCTGCAATCAAATAAAGGGGTTGGTTAA
- a CDS encoding class I SAM-dependent DNA methyltransferase: MNTSSIISRVWSFCTTLRDDGVGYGDYLEQLTYLIFLKMADEYAKPPYNRDVGIPEKYNWQTLTNKKGAELEVLYVELLRELGRQKGMLGQIFTKAQNKIQDPAKLYRLIDMINSTQWIMMGSDVKGDIYEGLLEKNAEDTKSGAGQYFTPRALIRTMVECVRPEPGKTIADPSCGTGGFFLAAYDFLTNPENYQLDKEQKQFLKHHTFYGNEIVANTRRLCLMNMFLHNIGEIDGDSLVSPNDALIAASDVSVDYVLANPPFGKKSSMSFTNEEGEQETDDLTYNRQDFWATTSNKQLNFVQHIRSMLKTTGKAAVVVPDNVLFEGGAGETIRKKLLENTTLHTILRLPTGIFYANGVKANVLFFDNQPASPNVWTKHVWFYDYRTNIHHTLKKKTMRFDDLADFIECYNPNNPSERKETWHPEKNTDGRWRKYSYEELIARDKTSLDIFWLKDKSLTDLDNLPEPDDLAEEIIENLEAGLNSFRAVLVGLIK, from the coding sequence ATGAATACTTCTTCTATCATCTCCAGAGTTTGGAGCTTCTGTACCACTCTACGCGATGATGGTGTAGGCTACGGCGATTATCTTGAACAGCTCACATATCTAATCTTTCTGAAAATGGCGGATGAGTATGCCAAACCACCCTACAATCGTGATGTTGGTATCCCGGAAAAGTATAACTGGCAAACACTCACCAACAAGAAAGGTGCTGAGCTTGAAGTGCTTTATGTTGAGTTGTTACGTGAGCTTGGCAGACAAAAAGGCATGCTGGGGCAAATTTTTACGAAAGCGCAAAACAAGATTCAAGATCCAGCCAAGTTATATCGCCTGATAGACATGATAAACAGTACCCAATGGATCATGATGGGTTCAGATGTTAAAGGTGATATTTACGAAGGATTACTGGAAAAGAATGCGGAAGATACAAAATCTGGTGCGGGCCAATATTTCACTCCGAGGGCATTGATTCGCACAATGGTGGAGTGCGTGCGACCTGAACCAGGTAAAACAATAGCCGACCCATCTTGCGGTACTGGTGGATTTTTCCTTGCAGCTTATGACTTTTTAACAAACCCCGAAAACTATCAACTCGACAAAGAGCAAAAGCAGTTTCTGAAACACCATACATTCTATGGTAATGAAATCGTCGCAAACACCCGTCGTTTGTGTTTAATGAATATGTTTTTACATAACATTGGCGAAATTGATGGCGATAGTCTGGTTTCCCCGAATGATGCATTGATAGCAGCAAGCGATGTCAGCGTTGATTATGTACTAGCAAACCCACCCTTTGGTAAGAAAAGCTCAATGAGTTTTACCAATGAAGAGGGCGAACAAGAAACTGATGATCTAACCTATAACCGCCAGGATTTTTGGGCAACCACTTCGAACAAGCAACTTAATTTTGTACAGCATATACGCAGCATGCTAAAAACCACGGGTAAGGCAGCAGTTGTGGTACCAGATAACGTGTTATTTGAAGGTGGCGCTGGCGAGACTATCCGAAAAAAGCTGCTTGAAAATACCACCCTACATACCATCCTGCGTTTACCAACAGGTATTTTTTACGCTAATGGGGTTAAAGCAAACGTCCTATTTTTTGACAACCAACCCGCTAGCCCAAATGTTTGGACTAAACATGTCTGGTTCTATGACTACCGTACAAATATCCACCATACACTCAAGAAAAAAACCATGCGATTTGACGATCTGGCAGATTTCATTGAATGTTATAACCCCAATAATCCAAGTGAACGCAAAGAAACTTGGCACCCTGAAAAGAACACAGATGGACGCTGGCGCAAATATAGCTATGAAGAATTAATTGCGCGAGACAAAACAAGCCTTGATATTTTCTGGTTAAAGGACAAAAGTTTGACTGATCTGGATAACCTGCCTGAGCCAGATGACCTCGCTGAGGAGATCATCGAAAATCTTGAAGCGGGTCTAAACAGCTTCAGAGCAGTACTTGTCGGACTGATAAAATAG
- a CDS encoding AAA family ATPase codes for MNVEIQNCNNIDSAKLSITENIINIKFAYNGTGKSTIAKALQCYSTGDNSTLEGLMPFKYRDDNPSNVQPKVIGADNVKNVMCFNEDYVNQFIFKPEELVSNSFDIFIRTDAYKKTEQEIEEIVKNIQHQFTNNPELETLIYNLKELSGAFKLTSSGQLSKSSTGSKGLSVGNKITHIPQGLESYTPFIQSDKNVNWIDWQTKGHAEYSNLANVCPFCSTDSTSKKEQISRVSKEYDKNLIKNLTGIIDMVNKLGDYFSDEAREKLISITKLKDGIEKEHEAFIVNVKEQIDIFIEKLEHLRTLSGFHFKEGEKVEEKLPSYKLSLDFFSNLKSVKTQEAITSINTSIDELIVKGGQLQAKINIQRKEMQKLIKKHQTDINNFLSYAGYRYKVKISGKEGNSQLKLMHIDHSKHLSGGNQHLSFGERNAFAIVLFMYECLAKKSDLIILDDPISSFDKNKKFAILEMLFRRDSKSCLKGKTVLMLTHDIEPIIDTLKSVKKQFHNQVSASYLRYKKGQVFEQSICENDIKTFAQICGNVIKSDCDNVIKLIYLRRHYEIMDDHGDAYQVLSNLFHKREKAFDSREETSSGHPEMDPIKFSQGIDEIRKKVTNFDYQNMLNCISDENSLKTLYQSCQNGYEKLQVFRLFGTKIENSIIQKFINETYHIENEFICQLDPIKFDLIPEYIVDECNKILQEVQ; via the coding sequence ATGAATGTTGAAATCCAAAACTGTAATAACATCGATTCAGCAAAATTATCGATTACTGAAAACATAATAAATATAAAATTTGCATATAATGGAACAGGGAAGAGCACTATTGCCAAAGCCTTACAATGCTATTCAACTGGAGATAATAGTACTTTAGAAGGCTTGATGCCTTTTAAATATAGGGATGACAATCCAAGCAATGTACAACCAAAAGTAATCGGTGCGGATAATGTTAAAAATGTAATGTGTTTTAATGAGGATTACGTCAACCAGTTTATTTTTAAGCCCGAAGAACTTGTTAGTAACAGTTTCGACATTTTCATCAGAACTGATGCATATAAAAAAACAGAGCAAGAAATTGAGGAAATCGTCAAAAATATACAGCATCAATTTACAAACAACCCAGAATTAGAAACATTGATCTATAATCTTAAGGAGTTAAGCGGGGCATTTAAACTGACAAGTTCAGGCCAACTTTCAAAGTCTTCAACCGGATCAAAGGGGCTGTCGGTTGGAAATAAGATTACACACATTCCTCAAGGACTGGAATCATATACTCCATTCATTCAAAGTGATAAAAACGTCAACTGGATAGATTGGCAAACAAAAGGGCATGCAGAATATTCAAACTTGGCTAACGTTTGTCCTTTTTGCTCAACTGATTCAACCAGCAAGAAAGAACAAATTAGTAGAGTCAGTAAAGAATACGATAAAAATTTGATAAAAAACCTCACCGGCATAATCGATATGGTGAATAAGCTTGGTGATTATTTTTCAGATGAAGCTAGAGAAAAGCTCATCTCCATCACAAAATTAAAGGATGGAATTGAAAAAGAACATGAGGCCTTTATCGTTAATGTTAAAGAACAAATTGATATTTTCATTGAAAAGCTAGAACACCTCAGAACACTATCAGGATTCCACTTTAAAGAAGGTGAAAAGGTTGAGGAGAAATTACCATCCTATAAGTTGAGCCTTGATTTTTTTTCTAATCTTAAGTCAGTTAAAACCCAAGAGGCTATCACATCAATCAATACTTCGATTGATGAACTAATAGTTAAAGGTGGTCAGTTACAAGCGAAGATTAATATCCAACGGAAGGAAATGCAGAAACTCATTAAAAAGCATCAGACTGATATTAATAATTTTTTGTCATATGCTGGTTATCGATATAAAGTAAAAATATCAGGAAAAGAGGGAAACTCTCAACTTAAGCTAATGCATATTGACCATAGTAAACATCTTAGTGGTGGGAACCAGCATCTAAGCTTTGGCGAGAGAAATGCTTTTGCTATTGTGTTATTTATGTATGAGTGTTTGGCTAAAAAATCCGATTTAATAATCTTAGATGATCCCATATCGTCCTTTGACAAAAATAAAAAATTTGCAATATTAGAAATGTTATTCCGAAGGGATTCAAAATCATGTCTTAAAGGCAAAACCGTACTAATGTTAACGCATGACATTGAGCCGATAATTGACACCCTTAAATCGGTGAAAAAACAGTTTCATAATCAGGTCTCGGCCTCTTATCTAAGATATAAAAAAGGCCAAGTGTTTGAGCAGTCAATCTGCGAAAATGATATTAAGACATTTGCCCAGATATGCGGAAATGTTATCAAATCAGATTGTGACAATGTCATCAAACTTATATATCTAAGGCGCCACTATGAGATTATGGATGATCATGGTGATGCATATCAGGTTTTATCAAATCTTTTTCACAAAAGAGAAAAGGCTTTTGATTCACGAGAAGAGACATCGAGTGGACACCCAGAGATGGACCCTATCAAGTTTTCTCAAGGTATTGATGAAATTAGAAAAAAAGTAACGAACTTTGATTACCAGAATATGCTGAATTGCATATCAGATGAGAACAGCTTAAAAACTCTTTATCAGAGTTGCCAAAACGGATACGAAAAGTTACAAGTGTTTAGGCTTTTTGGTACAAAAATTGAAAATTCGATTATTCAAAAATTTATTAATGAAACTTATCACATAGAGAATGAATTTATATGTCAGCTAGATCCTATTAAGTTTGATCTAATACCTGAGTATATTGTAGATGAATGTAATAAGATATTGCAGGAGGTCCAGTGA
- a CDS encoding type I restriction endonuclease subunit R → MVNQNPEQIARDEIDARLRKAGWDVQDKKKIDFSASLGVAVREYQTDVGPADYVLFVNKQAVGVIEAKPEYWGEKITTVEEQSFNYASAKLKWVNNEKPLRFIYESTGVITRFTDNLDPNPRSREVFNFHCPETLAKWMRESKSLRGRLQDFPLLKTDGLRDCQITAIANLEASLKQDKPRALVQMATGSGKTFTAITASYRLLKEPVSANRILFLVDTKNLGEQAEQEFMSFLPNDDNRKFTELYTVQRLKNQYIAKDAQVCISTIQRMYSILKDEPLDETLEEQNPAEQYTRPKEPLPVVYNKKIPPEFFDVIIIDECHRSIYNLWRQVLEYFDAYLVGLTATPDNRTYGFFRKNVVSEYDHEKAVADGVNVGNEIFVIETEKTKQGGMITAKQQVEKRERTTRRKRWETQDEEEAYTNKQLDRNIVNPDQIRTVIHTFKDALPSIFPGRKEVPKTLIFAKTDSHADDIIQVVREEFGESNQFCKKVTYRVANDKTDADGNIIEKGEDPKSVLAQFRNDYFPRIAVTVDMIATGTDVKPLECLLFMRDVKSRNYFEQMKGRGTRTLEKDSLQKVTPSAQSAKTHYVIVDAIGVTQSLKTASQPLITKPGVSLKDLAMGVMMGASDNDTVSSLAGRLARLDKQLDDKERARIAEKAGGTPLLMIVGELFNAIDGDRVEQKALEITGQPVGTDPGEIARDKAQKDLVRKVANMFNGELIELIDTIRRDKEQTIVHDDLDTLLKAEWAGETTENANALTQEFAQYLQEQANEIDALSIYFHTPARRSEITYPQIKALLEQLKQDRPKLAPLRIWHAYAHIDNYHGDNPISELTALVALIRRVCGIDKCITPFNKIVRKNFQDWIMKYHSGNSDKFNEQQMAWLHLIRDHMASSCHFEHDDLDMAPFNAQGGLGRMHQLFGGRMDWVIDELNRELVA, encoded by the coding sequence ATGGTTAACCAGAATCCCGAACAAATAGCCCGCGATGAGATAGATGCTCGACTCAGAAAAGCAGGCTGGGATGTGCAAGATAAGAAAAAAATAGACTTTTCTGCCTCTCTGGGTGTGGCCGTGCGTGAATATCAAACAGATGTTGGCCCTGCTGATTATGTGCTGTTCGTGAACAAACAGGCAGTAGGAGTCATTGAAGCCAAGCCGGAGTATTGGGGCGAAAAAATAACTACCGTTGAAGAGCAATCCTTTAATTATGCAAGCGCGAAACTAAAGTGGGTCAATAACGAAAAACCATTGCGTTTCATATATGAAAGCACTGGAGTGATCACACGTTTTACAGATAACTTAGACCCTAATCCTCGTTCACGTGAAGTTTTTAATTTTCACTGCCCTGAAACATTAGCCAAATGGATGCGTGAGAGCAAAAGTCTGCGCGGCCGCCTACAAGATTTCCCACTATTAAAAACCGATGGTCTACGCGATTGCCAAATTACAGCAATCGCCAATTTAGAAGCTTCGCTTAAGCAAGATAAACCACGAGCATTAGTGCAAATGGCCACTGGCTCTGGCAAAACCTTTACCGCTATCACCGCTAGCTATCGTTTGTTAAAAGAGCCTGTAAGTGCTAATCGCATCTTGTTTCTGGTAGACACAAAAAACTTGGGGGAACAGGCAGAACAGGAGTTTATGAGTTTTCTACCCAATGACGATAACCGCAAGTTCACAGAACTATACACCGTGCAACGGCTAAAAAATCAGTACATCGCCAAAGATGCCCAAGTCTGTATAAGTACCATCCAGCGTATGTATTCCATCTTAAAAGATGAACCACTTGATGAAACGTTGGAAGAACAAAACCCAGCAGAACAGTACACCCGCCCTAAAGAGCCCTTACCAGTGGTATATAACAAGAAAATTCCACCCGAGTTTTTCGATGTCATCATCATCGATGAATGTCACCGCTCCATCTACAACCTGTGGCGACAGGTACTCGAATACTTTGATGCTTATCTGGTAGGTTTGACTGCAACGCCCGATAATCGTACCTATGGTTTCTTCCGTAAGAATGTGGTCAGCGAGTACGACCACGAAAAAGCTGTAGCCGATGGTGTAAACGTCGGTAATGAGATCTTTGTAATTGAAACCGAAAAAACCAAACAAGGTGGAATGATTACCGCTAAACAGCAGGTGGAAAAACGCGAGCGCACTACCCGTCGTAAACGTTGGGAAACCCAGGACGAAGAGGAAGCTTACACCAACAAGCAACTGGATAGAAACATAGTTAACCCTGACCAGATCCGTACTGTAATTCATACATTTAAAGATGCTTTACCCTCTATATTCCCTGGTCGCAAGGAAGTACCTAAGACGCTGATCTTCGCCAAAACTGATAGTCACGCTGACGACATCATCCAAGTTGTGCGTGAAGAATTTGGGGAGAGCAATCAATTCTGTAAAAAGGTCACCTATCGAGTAGCTAACGACAAAACCGATGCTGATGGCAACATCATAGAAAAAGGTGAAGATCCAAAATCGGTGTTAGCCCAGTTCCGCAACGACTACTTCCCGCGTATTGCTGTCACCGTAGATATGATTGCCACCGGAACTGATGTCAAACCATTGGAATGTCTGCTATTTATGCGAGATGTGAAAAGCAGAAACTACTTCGAGCAAATGAAAGGTCGCGGCACCCGAACGCTGGAAAAAGACAGTCTGCAAAAGGTCACACCTTCAGCACAAAGTGCAAAAACGCATTACGTGATTGTCGATGCCATTGGTGTCACCCAATCGTTGAAAACTGCCAGTCAACCTTTAATCACCAAACCCGGAGTATCACTCAAAGATTTGGCAATGGGTGTCATGATGGGTGCAAGTGACAACGATACAGTATCCTCGCTTGCTGGTCGCCTGGCACGGCTCGATAAACAACTAGACGACAAAGAACGCGCCCGCATAGCTGAAAAAGCTGGTGGCACACCATTATTGATGATTGTCGGTGAGCTATTTAATGCCATTGATGGTGACCGAGTGGAACAAAAAGCACTAGAAATAACGGGCCAACCAGTGGGCACCGATCCAGGGGAGATCGCCCGCGATAAGGCACAAAAAGATTTGGTGCGTAAAGTGGCCAATATGTTTAATGGTGAACTCATTGAGCTAATTGACACGATTCGCCGTGACAAAGAACAAACTATTGTTCACGACGATTTGGATACCCTACTTAAAGCTGAATGGGCTGGTGAAACCACCGAAAATGCCAATGCCTTAACCCAAGAGTTTGCTCAGTACCTTCAAGAGCAAGCCAACGAAATAGATGCACTGAGTATTTATTTTCATACTCCGGCACGGCGCTCTGAAATCACATATCCGCAAATCAAAGCCCTGCTGGAACAGCTCAAGCAAGATCGACCAAAACTTGCCCCGCTGCGCATCTGGCATGCTTATGCACATATCGACAACTATCACGGTGATAACCCCATAAGTGAATTGACCGCCTTGGTGGCACTGATTCGCCGTGTTTGTGGTATCGACAAATGCATCACCCCATTTAACAAAATTGTTAGAAAGAACTTTCAGGATTGGATTATGAAATATCATTCCGGTAACAGTGACAAATTTAACGAGCAACAAATGGCTTGGCTGCATTTAATTCGAGATCATATGGCCAGCTCCTGCCACTTTGAGCACGACGATCTGGATATGGCACCTTTTAATGCCCAAGGTGGTTTAGGGCGTATGCACCAGCTATTTGGTGGTCGCATGGATTGGGTGATAGATGAATTGAATCGGGAGTTAGTAGCATAA
- a CDS encoding restriction endonuclease subunit S, translating into MKNQLPSGWITCSLSDLVTDVRKIGGDWDKDTQIEYVDISAIDNQQNTIGFTKTFLLKDAPSRAKQVIKAGDVLFSLVRPYLKNIAAVPSRLNNQIASTGFCVLRPSFGLDEKFLFFKVLTGEFINLVSGKQYGVSYPAVKEEQIKIQLLDLPPLNEQKRIVAKIEELFSELDNGIIALKKAREQLKGYRQALLKHAFEGKLTAKWREENFEKLETQEQLLTRIQHERNTHYQQQLNEWKAKRKPTKPKEPEQITSLLISEVQNLYKLPEGWVFLRLGNFIDKIDAGKSFKCDEREPIAGEIGVAKVSAVTWGEYDESESKTCLDTARVNPDYFIRSGDFILSRANTIELVGACVISRKVTKPIMLSDKTLRINLSSINKKYVLQYLRSHYGRNEIMKRSTGNQESMRNIGQDRIQSIVVPVCGSSEMDLIDTIINEKLESISQVSKEIEIQLLKAETLRQSILKKAFSGRLVPQDPSDESASELLARIRAEKEHKKKPANKSAIKHSRKKVSSEA; encoded by the coding sequence ATGAAAAATCAACTTCCAAGCGGATGGATTACGTGTAGCCTATCCGATCTTGTCACTGACGTTAGAAAAATTGGAGGAGATTGGGATAAAGATACTCAAATTGAGTATGTAGATATTTCTGCAATTGACAACCAGCAAAATACTATAGGTTTTACTAAAACCTTCCTTCTTAAGGATGCTCCGTCTAGAGCCAAGCAAGTAATCAAGGCTGGAGATGTTCTTTTTTCACTGGTTAGGCCATATTTAAAAAATATAGCCGCTGTACCATCCCGTTTAAACAACCAAATTGCCTCGACTGGATTTTGCGTTTTAAGACCATCATTTGGTCTTGACGAAAAATTTTTGTTCTTTAAGGTCTTGACCGGTGAATTCATTAATTTGGTTTCAGGTAAGCAGTATGGAGTTAGTTATCCAGCCGTAAAAGAGGAACAAATTAAAATACAATTACTAGATTTGCCTCCTCTGAACGAACAAAAACGTATTGTTGCTAAAATCGAAGAACTTTTTTCCGAGCTAGATAACGGCATCATTGCACTCAAAAAAGCCCGCGAACAACTCAAGGGGTACCGCCAAGCCTTACTCAAACATGCCTTTGAAGGCAAACTTACCGCCAAGTGGCGTGAGGAAAATTTCGAGAAACTGGAAACCCAAGAACAACTACTCACCCGCATCCAACATGAGCGCAACACTCATTATCAGCAACAACTGAATGAGTGGAAAGCGAAACGTAAACCGACTAAACCAAAAGAGCCAGAACAAATAACTTCATTATTGATATCTGAGGTTCAGAATCTGTATAAGCTACCAGAAGGATGGGTATTTTTAAGGTTAGGTAATTTTATTGATAAAATCGATGCCGGTAAAAGTTTTAAATGCGATGAGCGCGAACCAATTGCTGGTGAAATTGGGGTTGCGAAAGTTAGTGCAGTAACATGGGGTGAGTATGATGAATCTGAAAGTAAAACCTGTCTTGATACGGCCAGGGTAAATCCGGATTACTTCATAAGAAGTGGTGATTTTATTCTTAGCCGTGCAAATACCATTGAATTAGTAGGTGCTTGTGTAATCTCTAGAAAAGTCACAAAACCCATAATGTTAAGCGATAAAACATTGCGAATTAACCTCAGCAGTATAAATAAAAAATATGTACTTCAGTACTTACGCTCACACTATGGTCGCAATGAAATTATGAAGAGAAGTACTGGAAATCAAGAATCTATGCGCAATATTGGACAAGACAGGATTCAAAGCATCGTTGTTCCTGTTTGTGGTAGTTCGGAAATGGATTTGATAGATACTATCATCAATGAAAAACTTGAATCTATTTCTCAAGTTTCTAAGGAAATTGAGATACAACTATTAAAAGCGGAAACCCTCCGTCAATCGATCCTGAAAAAAGCTTTTTCCGGTAGGCTTGTACCCCAAGACCCAAGTGATGAATCAGCCAGCGAATTATTAGCACGGATTAGAGCCGAGAAAGAACACAAAAAAAAGCCAGCTAATAAATCAGCAATCAAACACAGCCGAAAAAAAGTTAGCAGCGAGGCTTGA
- the mads1 gene encoding methylation-associated defense system helix-turn-helix domain-containing protein MAD1 codes for MNDRWLSVDEIGEYLGVKRDTVYKWINDKGMPAHKIGRLWKFKISQVDAWIEAGSTQQTEMNN; via the coding sequence ATGAATGATAGGTGGTTATCGGTTGATGAAATTGGCGAGTATCTCGGGGTTAAGAGAGATACTGTATACAAATGGATTAATGATAAAGGAATGCCAGCCCATAAAATTGGACGACTTTGGAAGTTTAAGATTTCTCAAGTTGATGCTTGGATAGAAGCTGGAAGCACACAGCAAACCGAAATGAATAATTAA
- a CDS encoding peptide MFS transporter, giving the protein MLSEKMPKGIMPLYLIQAFSTFSYAILYSSLSLFLTKQLGLTNTLSNSIVGLFLAFNYILHLLGGVVGGRYLSNRALFLITTAIQTIGILLLALSVKSLLYLGLSLFLVGCGLNTTAYNSILTQRFAPNDNRRDKAFFLSYSYMNVGFCAGYIISGFFDYSNQYQTLLYASIIPNVITLLLMWGYWTNLNDRDTPLLNVKSKTSLNFKKAIGWGIILSLIPFTLLCFHKAQFSNGVVVGLSVIMFFVILYLGYQQKSTLDKQKIMTFLILTVTSILFWMIYFTGPMGITLFIKNNVDKHLFHYEMATQWLLNINAMVIIIGAPLLSIVLTRLQAKGYNVSITKQFVWAFLILAGSFFCLSSGILSANKHGYVSVYWVMLHFTSQAIAELLIGPVGYAMIGKISPPHLQGVLMGTWMMVSGVSASLSHYFSNAMTQGESTNPLLSNGDYLHVFNQLGMWAILGAVFLYLIAKRIRPVIEQTKDSELSKVVTAA; this is encoded by the coding sequence ATGTTGTCAGAAAAAATGCCTAAAGGAATAATGCCTCTTTATTTAATACAGGCCTTTTCAACCTTTTCCTATGCGATTCTATATTCTTCATTATCTCTGTTTCTCACTAAACAATTAGGATTAACGAATACCCTTTCAAACAGCATTGTTGGGTTATTTCTAGCATTTAACTATATTCTGCATTTACTCGGCGGAGTGGTTGGTGGACGATATCTAAGTAACAGAGCCTTATTTTTAATTACCACAGCCATACAAACGATCGGTATTTTACTTTTAGCACTTTCAGTTAAATCGTTGCTTTATCTTGGACTGAGTTTATTTCTGGTAGGATGTGGCTTAAACACTACTGCATACAACAGTATACTGACACAACGTTTTGCGCCGAATGATAACCGCAGAGATAAAGCCTTTTTCTTAAGTTATTCTTACATGAATGTAGGCTTTTGCGCGGGTTACATCATCAGTGGCTTTTTTGATTACTCCAATCAATATCAAACGCTTCTCTATGCCAGCATCATTCCAAACGTAATTACGCTTTTGCTAATGTGGGGTTACTGGACAAACTTAAATGATCGCGACACTCCGTTGCTCAATGTTAAAAGCAAAACTTCACTAAACTTCAAAAAAGCTATTGGCTGGGGAATTATATTATCTCTTATTCCATTCACTCTGCTTTGTTTTCATAAAGCTCAGTTCAGCAATGGAGTTGTAGTAGGCCTGAGCGTTATTATGTTTTTTGTCATCTTATATCTTGGCTACCAACAAAAATCGACTTTGGATAAACAAAAGATAATGACTTTTCTAATACTGACAGTAACATCAATCTTATTCTGGATGATCTACTTCACAGGCCCAATGGGCATAACCCTATTTATTAAAAACAATGTTGATAAACATTTATTCCATTATGAAATGGCGACCCAATGGCTTTTGAATATCAATGCCATGGTGATCATTATCGGTGCTCCGTTGTTATCGATTGTGCTCACACGACTGCAAGCAAAAGGATACAATGTATCAATAACCAAACAATTTGTTTGGGCATTCCTGATATTAGCGGGCTCTTTCTTCTGCTTATCCAGCGGTATTCTCTCAGCTAATAAGCATGGATATGTTAGTGTTTATTGGGTAATGCTCCATTTCACCTCGCAAGCGATTGCAGAGTTATTAATAGGACCAGTCGGTTACGCCATGATTGGCAAAATTTCCCCTCCACATTTACAAGGTGTACTTATGGGCACCTGGATGATGGTATCAGGCGTATCAGCCTCTTTATCTCATTACTTTTCCAATGCGATGACCCAAGGTGAATCCACAAATCCATTGCTATCTAATGGTGATTACCTGCATGTATTTAACCAGCTGGGTATGTGGGCAATATTAGGTGCTGTTTTCCTTTACTTGATCGCAAAAAGAATCAGACCTGTTATCGAGCAAACGAAAGATTCAGAACTCTCGAAGGTTGTAACAGCTGCTTAA